One stretch of Anguilla anguilla isolate fAngAng1 chromosome 5, fAngAng1.pri, whole genome shotgun sequence DNA includes these proteins:
- the commd8 gene encoding COMM domain-containing protein 8 — translation MIKLLEKLPVTECPKFLHRVVDGVCGRDPPRFGDYGNVWSLTEWMEILDGLSSFFRFAVGKKCSDEEVQESLADLGGGHREAVLACLKGRGEELRQALVERTNAVSSAQLQDFDWQIKLALSSDKISSLQMALLSLSLDVKQGGVLKPVALELNREELQTLINSLEAANKVVLQLK, via the exons ATGATTAAATTACTTGAAAAACTGCCTGTAACGGAATGTCCAAAA ttcctcCACAGAGTGGTGGATGGGGTATGTGGGCGGGACCCTCCTCGGTTCGGGGATTATGGGAACGTCTGGAGCCTGACTGAGTGGATGGAGATTCTGGACGGCCTCTCCTCGTTCTTCCGCTTCGCGGTGGGGAAGAAGTGCTCTGATGAAGAG gTGCAGGAGTCGCTGGCGGATCTGGGCGGCGGGCATCGCGAGGCTGTCCTGGCGTGTCTGaagggcaggggggaggagcttCGGCAGGCCCTGGTGGAGCGGACCAATGCCGTGTCCTCTGCCCAGCTCCAGGACTTTGACTGGCAGATCAAG ttgGCCCTGTCCAGCGACAAGATCTCCTCCCTGCAGATGGCGCTGCTGAGCCTGAGTCTGGATGTGAAGCAGGGAGGCGTGCTGAAGCCTGTGGCCCTCGAGCTGAACCGTGAGGAGCTGCAGACCCTCATCAACTCCTTAGAGGCAGCCAATAAG gtTGTCCTCCAGCTCAAATGA